One Burkholderia vietnamiensis LMG 10929 genomic window carries:
- a CDS encoding acetyl-CoA carboxylase biotin carboxylase subunit — translation MSLATSSGTFYRPSRIRTVLVANRGEIAVRIIRAAHELGMRAIAVVSDADRDSLAARMADEAIHIGPSHAAKSYLNPAAILDAARRCGADAIHPGYGFLSENAAFAAQVEAAGLIFVGPDAHVIATMGDKARARETAQRASVPTVPGSDGVVHSLEEAQAVAARIGYPLMIKAAAGGGGRGIRVSHDAAQLEAELPLAQREAQAAFGNGGVYLERFIARARHIEVQVLGDGRNVVHLFERECSLQRRRQKILEEAPSPSLTPAQRDALCESATRLAREVGYRSAGTLEYLYDDARGEFYFIEMNTRIQVEHPVTEAITGIDLVRETLRIADGEPLRFAQQDIAMRGAAIECRINAEDPLQDFRPNPGRIDTLVWPTGAGTRIDSLLYPGYVVPPFYDSLLAKLIVHDESRAAALQRLARALGELHVGGVKTTAPLHLALLADDDVRAGRYHTNFLEAWMPQWREAVTARARQHADTEADAARVGEAQ, via the coding sequence ATGAGCCTCGCAACTTCCTCCGGCACGTTCTATCGCCCGTCGCGGATCCGGACCGTGCTGGTCGCGAACCGCGGCGAGATCGCGGTGCGCATCATCCGCGCCGCACACGAGCTCGGCATGCGCGCGATCGCCGTGGTCAGCGACGCCGACCGCGACAGCCTCGCCGCGCGCATGGCCGACGAAGCGATCCACATCGGCCCGTCGCATGCGGCGAAAAGCTATCTGAATCCCGCGGCCATCCTCGATGCCGCGCGCCGGTGCGGCGCGGACGCCATTCATCCCGGCTACGGCTTTCTGTCCGAAAACGCGGCCTTCGCCGCGCAGGTCGAGGCGGCCGGCCTGATCTTCGTCGGCCCCGACGCGCACGTGATCGCGACGATGGGCGACAAGGCCCGCGCACGCGAAACCGCGCAGCGCGCCAGCGTGCCGACCGTGCCCGGCAGCGACGGCGTCGTGCACTCGCTCGAAGAAGCGCAGGCAGTCGCTGCGCGTATCGGCTATCCGCTGATGATCAAGGCGGCCGCGGGCGGCGGCGGGCGCGGCATCCGCGTTTCGCACGACGCCGCGCAACTGGAGGCCGAGCTGCCGCTCGCGCAGCGCGAGGCGCAGGCCGCGTTCGGCAACGGCGGCGTCTATCTCGAACGCTTCATCGCACGCGCACGGCACATCGAGGTGCAGGTGCTGGGCGACGGCCGCAACGTCGTGCACCTGTTCGAGCGCGAATGTTCGCTGCAACGGCGACGCCAGAAGATTCTCGAGGAGGCGCCGTCGCCTTCGCTTACGCCGGCGCAGCGCGACGCGCTGTGCGAGTCGGCGACGCGTCTCGCGCGAGAAGTCGGCTACCGCAGCGCGGGCACGCTCGAATATCTGTACGACGACGCCCGCGGCGAGTTCTACTTCATCGAGATGAATACCCGCATCCAGGTCGAGCATCCGGTGACCGAGGCGATCACGGGCATCGATCTCGTGCGCGAGACGCTGCGCATCGCCGACGGCGAGCCGCTGCGTTTCGCGCAGCAAGACATCGCGATGCGCGGCGCGGCGATCGAATGCCGGATCAACGCGGAAGATCCGTTGCAGGATTTCCGTCCGAACCCTGGACGCATCGATACGCTCGTGTGGCCGACCGGCGCCGGCACACGCATCGACTCGCTGCTCTATCCGGGCTACGTCGTGCCGCCGTTCTACGACTCCCTGCTCGCCAAGCTGATCGTGCACGACGAGAGCCGCGCGGCCGCGCTGCAACGCCTCGCGCGCGCGCTGGGCGAGCTGCACGTCGGCGGCGTGAAGACCACCGCACCGTTGCACCTCGCGCTGCTCGCGGACGACGACGTGCGGGCCGGCCGCTACCACACCAATTTTCTCGAAGCGTGGATGCCGCAATGGCGCGAGGCCGTGACGGCCCGCGCCCGGCAACACGCGGATACGGAAGCAGACGCCGCGCGCGTCGGGGAGGCTCAGTGA